A single genomic interval of Pseudochaenichthys georgianus chromosome 3, fPseGeo1.2, whole genome shotgun sequence harbors:
- the kif28 gene encoding kinesin-like protein KIF28P, giving the protein MRAKAAGMHSKDCVKVAVRVRPFNKRERDAGSRCIVSMVTSSITIQDPRESQSRRSFCFDYAYWSHSGFTRDRGGLYVPEEPGGRYSDQDSVFQDLGEGVLENALQGYNATLLAYGQTGSGKSYSMVGYGPNKGLVPKLCDRLFQAIRENQDTRQCQVFFSMLEIYNEQVVDLLSRGSRTPGGLRVREEQQRGFYVEGLRTVPCDSAPQVEQLMEQGTRTRTTAATHMNANSSRSHMLIILQLKQIFSKESITKQSNINLVDLAGSERQRSSGSEADRLKEGTAINLSLTTLGNVISSLADVAVGKKVVHIPYRDSVLTKLLQSALGGNSRTVMIATLSPADICYEESLSTLRYAERAKRIQNRAVVNESPTERLVKELKAENARLLQRLSRLGQEGRRANDETKELRQLLTHNELQIRAIQTLWEQHLQEALKDWEQQYANITQERRMMQMHPYILNINEDTQLSGVVKLFIQEGEWDIGLCDSTPRYISIKGLGIQERHAVFRNEQRRVTLTPLAGSKVIVNGNSVSQTTELQHLDRLILGSNCTYLFIGFPSERGGDDWSRYDYDYFQSELAAAEGIHLGESSAGSSQTDPSLLAVFYDFIKLMPMVAEANQMSQELNKDVEFKLEIKNLALSDSKGHDLKKEIVIIVTAVGRKQVWMWSKTKFVNRKFLMEDAYQLHQAEKSRDNIAEGLSTAVLPRDKDPFWDPVEPLLLGSAHLWLQSLAFRIPLEEQLEVLGSEGTEEAILQAQLVPCTSTGLAQGEDDILIDPSELLGRRLDFQLVLEQCCGLRWIREARDRGVQIGFRLFDCSHPFYSPAVWHNVNPLLDHRVHFASLHTSQRLLDYLQSSAVVLELWGLQEGCTDLVSSLEGVRMTAEGIFIIEEAGPANPAPVDCSVRAQQDMEELKSVNSSLRKENHILREQLNAARNGGEGVRGRSVRPSCDAEFARSLKVFYHSMTSVRGQLQRLRRHRPSEDSDLLGFRLFVDEQSRLLRDFSEQLEQSVSTLKQDVAAIVRRKRERSGIWS; this is encoded by the exons ATGAGGGCTAAAGCTGCAGGCATGCACAGCAAGGACTGTGTCAAAGTGGCCGTCAGAGTCCGGCCCTTCAACAAG agagagagggacgcaGGGAGCCGATGTATTGTCTCCATGGTGACGAGCTCCATCACCATCCAGGACCCTCGTGAGTCCCAGAGCCGCCGCTCGTTCTGTTTCGACTACGCCTACTGGTCCCACAGCGGCTTCACACGGGACCGCGGGGGCCTCTACGTCCCCGAGGAGCCGGGGGGGCGATACTCCGACCAG GACAGTGTGTTCCAGGACCTGGGAGAGGGCGTACTGGAGAATGCACTGCAG GGCTACAATGCCACTCTGTTGGCCTACGGGCAGACCGGCTCAGGGAAGAGTTACTCCATGGTGGGCTACGGGCCCAACAAAGGCCTGGTTCCTAAACTCTGTGACCGGCTGTTTCAGGCCATCAGGGAGAACCAGGACACCAGGCAGTGCCAG GTCTTTTTCAGCATGTTGGAGATCTATAATGAGCAG GTGGTTGACCTGCTGTCTCGGGGGTCTCGTACTCCGGGGGGGCTCAGAGTCAGAGAGGAGCAGCAGAGAGGTTTCTATGTGGAGGGTCTCCGGACCGTCCCCTGTGACAGCGCACCGCAG GTGGAGCAGCTGATGGAGCAGGGGACCAGGACCCGGACCACGGCGGCCACTCACATGAACGCCAATAGCAGTCGCTCACACATGCTCATTATCCTCCAGCTCAAACAG ATCTTTTCCAAAGAGAGCATCACAAAGCAGTCGAACATCAACCTGGTGGACCTGGCTGGCAGTGAGCGCCAGAGGTCGTCGGGGTCGGAGGCGGACCGACTGAAGGAGGGCACAGCCATCAACCTGAGCCTCACCACCCTGGGAAACGTTATCAG CTCCCTCGCTGACGTGGCGGTGGGGAAGAAGGTGGTCCACATACCGTACAGAGACTCAGTCCTCACCAAACTGCTGCAGTCCGCCCTGGGAGGCAACAGTCGCACTGTCATG ATTGCCACGCTGAGCCCTGCTGATATCTGCTATGAGGAGTCGCTCTCAACCCTGCGCTATGCTGAGAG AGCAAAGCGTATCCAGAACCGAGCCGTGGTGAACGAGAGCCCGACTGAGCGTCTGGTGAAAGAGCTGAAGGCCGAGAACGCCCGGCTGCTGCAGAGACTGAGCCGGCTGGGCCAGGAGGGCCGCAGGGCCAACGACGAGACCA AGGAGCTTCGCCAGCTGCTGACCCACAATGAGCTCCAGATCAGAGCCATTCAGACTCTGTGGGAACAACATCTGCAGGAGGCGCTGAAGGACTGGGAGCAACAGTATGCTAACATCACACAG GAGCGCAGGATGATGCAGATGCATCCCTACATCCTGAACATCAACGAGGACACTCAGCTGTCGGGGGTGGTGAAGCTTTTCATTCAGGAGG GTGAATGGGACATCGGCCTGTGTGACTCCACCCCGAGATACATCTCCATCAAGGGCTTAGG GATCCAGGAGCGTCATGCTGTGTTCAGGAATGAGCAGCGCCGGGTAACACTGACCCCGCTggcagggtcaaaggtcattgTCAACGGCAACTCTGTCTCCCAGACAACTGAGCTGCAGCACCTG GACCGTCTGATCCTCGGCTCTAACTGCACCTACCTGTTCATTGGTTTTCCCTCGGAGAGAGGCGGTGACGACTGGAGTCGCTATGACTACGACTACTTCCAGTCCGAGCTGGCTGCGGCTGAGGGAATCCACCTGG GTGAGTCCAGCGCTGGCTCCAGTCAGACGGACCCCAGCCTGCTGGCCGTCTTCTACGACTTCATCAAACTGATGCCCATGGTGGCCGAGGCCAACCAGATGAGCCAGGAACTGAACAAG GATGTTGAGTTTAAGTTGGAGATCAAGAATCTGGCGCTGTCAGATTCAAAAGGCCACGATCTGAAGAAGGAGATTGTTATCATAGTCACCGCTGTGGGAAGAAAACAG GTATGGATGTGGTCCAAGACCAAGTTTGTGAACCGTAAATTCCTGATGGAAGACGCCTACCAGCTGCATCAGGCTGAGAAGAGCAGAGACAAT ATAGCAGAGGGTCTGTCTACAGCTGTGTTACCCAGAGATAAAGACCCTTTCTGGGACCCTGTGGAGCCGCTGCTCCTGGGCTCCGCTCACCTCTGGCTTCAGTCCCTGGCCTTCCGCATCCCTCTGGAGGAGCAGCTGGAG GTGCTGGGGTCAGAGGGCACGGAGGAGGCTATACTGCAAGCTCAGCTGGTCCCCTGCACTTCCACAGGAct CGCTCAGGGTGAGGACGACATCCTGATCGACCCGTCTGAGTTACTGGGTCGACGTCTGGACTTCCAGCTGGTCCTGGAGCAGTGTTGTGGCCTCCGCTGGATCCGAGAGGCCCGGGACAGAGGGGTCCAGATTGG TTTCAGGTTATTTGACTGCAGCCATCCGTTCTACTCTCCGGCCGTGTGGCACAACGTCAACCCTCTATTGGACCACAGAGTTCACTTCGCCTCGCTCCACACCTCCCAGCGTCTCTTAGACTACCTGCAGAGCAGCGCAGTGGTGCTGGAGCTCTGGGGCCTTCAAG AGGGTTGTACTGACCTGGTATCATCTCTGGAGGGAGTGAGGATGACTGCAGAGGGCATCTTCATCATCGAGGAGGCAGGTCCAGCTAACCCTGCA CCTGTAGACTGTTCAGTGAGAGCTCAGCAGGATATGGAGGAACTGAAGAGTGTTAACTCGTCACTGAGAAAAGAAAATCATATTCTGAGAGAGCAACTCAACGCTGCCAGGAATG GTGGAGAGGGGGTGCGGGGGCGCTCGGTACGTCCCAGCTGTGATGCAGAGTTTGCTCGCTCTCTCAAGGTTTTCTACCACAGCATGACCTCAGTCAGGGGTCAGCTGCAGCGGCTGCGCAGACACAGGCCCAGT